The Micropterus dolomieu isolate WLL.071019.BEF.003 ecotype Adirondacks linkage group LG22, ASM2129224v1, whole genome shotgun sequence genome contains a region encoding:
- the LOC123961560 gene encoding endonuclease domain-containing 1 protein-like codes for MIVYRTAQALICLLIIVMAGAEVQENLAPECKQFLFMGTLPRGLEDQPFKKICQFYKGNPRYVTLYDTFNHIPVYSAYTFKRSDGSKKADAPWMYEPQLSTVSGSREMQQLPSENVHKSFEDAQAVLEDYSDSVIFERGQLNPDEHQAHPDDKASTYTLTNVVPQVREFNIGPWKNHEHTIRRRLNNYCRGTAYVVTGVTNSGHTIRRNNINRLGIPTYFWSTYCCIDFDHNAPYSERSKFPAFAAHGLNDRENNKVQEMTVQQLEDFLKRVTFVSSSFQVFYDNCVPPNSANRAPHLP; via the exons ATGATTGTCTACAGAACAGCTCAAGCTCTCATCTGTCTTCTCATCATTGTGATGGCAGGAGCAGAGGTGCAGGAAAACCTTGCACCTGAGTGTAAACAGTTCCTGTTCATGGGCACACTGCCTCGAGGGCTTGAGGACCAGCCTTTTAAAAAGATTTGCCAGTTCTACAAGGGCAACCCGCGGTATGTCACCTTGTATGACACTTTCAACCACATCCCGGTTTATTCTGCGTACACCTTTAAGCGATCGGATGGCTCCAAGAAGGCTGATGCACCTTGGATGTACGAGCCACAA CTCTCCACAGTCTCTGGATCACGCGAGATGCAGCAGTTGCCTTCTGAAAATGTTCATAAAAGTTTTGAGGATGCTCAGGCTGTGCTTGAGGACTACTCTGACAGTGTAATCTTTGAACGTGGTCAGCTGAATCCAGACGAACACCAGGCCCACCCTGATGACAAAGCATCCACCTACACTCTGACAAATGTGGTCCCTCAGGTCAGAGAGTTCAACATCGGCCCTTGGAAAAACCACGAGCACACCATCCGCAGGCGGCTCAACAACTACTGCCGTGGCACCGCCTATGTGGTCACCGGGGTCACTAACTCGGGGCACACAATCCGCCGCAACAACATCAACCGCCTGGGCATCCCCACCTACTTCTGGTCGACCTACTGTTGCATTGATTTTGACCACAATGCACCATACTCAGAGCGCTCAAAGTTTCCTGCGTTTGCAGCTCACGGGCTCAACGACAGGGAAAATAATAAGGTTCAAGAGATGACGGTGCAGCAGCTGGAGGACTTCCTGAAGAGGGTAACTTTTGTcagcagctcttttcaggtcttTTATGACAACTGTGTGCCTCCTAATAGTGCTAATAGGGCCCCGCACCTGCCTTAA
- the aplnr2 gene encoding apelin receptor 2 codes for MSDSDFLTSPSPSAPPLFYCDYSDWSPSFSIIPCVYLLAFLVGCLGNSLVLWAFLDRAEGRGTRTGDKAGIGKLCCSGVFRTSQQNINSAGRFNHGSFPQKNKENSGQSCRPSSHSSTTSSYPPSIPRPSRSLTDSLIASLALADLCFLVTLPLWAVYTAMGYHWPFGQPLCQISSFLTALNMYASVFSLSMLSVERYWVLTGRRHSSHHAPQRCPSRALWILGGVWVLAGVLALPGLLLRSVREVELDHESDDDWQLEPVHPTDSGSVFLSCQMDYSMLIGVELEETDRERAEMWWAAALSLKSTVIGFLLPFIILLVCYCSLAQLLNRHFGRGPRPDRRRQRRLLRVIVTLVLAFFLCWLPLHVNKTVSMLLEFGFVHYSCSLDQLLLAAHPYVTCLAYLNSCLNPLLYAACDPTFRKRCRRALLMLFRRGGERRGENKRKKDEGEEEKEERSSVYPTKTQEETADRTETGEEERAVEVGGMVAEE; via the coding sequence ATGTCAGATTCAGACTTCCTCACCTCCCCCTCTCCTTCTGCCCCTCCCCTCTTCTACTGTGACTACAGCGACTGgtctccctccttctccatcATCCCATGCGTCTACCTGCTGGCCTTCCTGGTTGGTTGCCTCGGCAACAGTCTGGTGCTGTGGGCCTTCCTGGACCGAGCTGAGGGGAGGGGAACGAGGACCGGAGACAAAGCTGGAATTGGAAAGCTCTGTTGCTCTGGCGTCTTCAGAACCAGTCAGCAGAACATTAACAGTGCTGGTAGATTTAACCACGGCTCATTTCCTCAGAAGAACAAGGAAAACTCAGGACAAAGCTGCAGACCCTCCTCTCattcctccaccacctcctcttatcctccctccatccctcgtCCCTCCCGCTCACTGACAGACTCTCTAATAGCTAGCTTAGCGTTAGCTGACCTCTGCTTCCTTGTGACTCTCCCTCTGTGGGCGGTCTACACAGCGATGGGCTACCACTGGCCATTTGGGCAACCCCTCTGCCAAATCAGCAGCTTCCTCACTGCACTCAACATGTATGCCAGCGTGTTCAGTCTGAGCATGCTCAGTGTGGAGCGGTACTGGGTTCTGACAGGACGCCGGCACTCCAGCCACCATGCCCCACAGAGGTGCCCCAGCAGGGCTTTGTGGATACTTGGAGGGGTGTGGGTGCTGGCGGGGGTGCTGGCACTTCCTGGTTTGCTGCTGCGCTCTGTCAGGGAGGTGGAGCTAGACCATGAATCTGATGATGATTGGCAGCTAGAGCCAGTTCATCCTACTGACTCTGGATCAGTCTTTCTCTCTTGTCAGATGGATTACTCCATGCTGATTGGAGTAGAGCTGGAGGAGACAGATCGAGAGAGGGCGGAGATGTGGTGGGCGGCCGCCTTGAGTCTTAAATCAACTGTTATTGGCTTCCTGCTTCCTTTTATCATCTTGCTGGTCTGCTACTGCTCATTGGCCCAGCTCCTCAACAGACATTTTGGACGGGGCCCTCGTCCTGACCGCAGGAGGCAGCGAAGACTCCTCAGGGTCATTGTCACTTTAGTGTTGGCTTTCTTCCTGTGCTGGCTGCCTCTGCATGTTAATAAGACTGTTTCCATGCTGCTGGAGTTTGGTTTTGTCCATTACTCCTGCTCTTTAGATCAGCTTTTACTGGCTGCTCACCCATATGTCACCTGTTTAGCTTATCTCAACTCCTGCCTTAACCCTCTCCTGTATGCTGCCTGTGACCCGACATTCAGGAAGAGATGCAGAAGAGCTCTTCTCATGTTGttcaggagaggaggagagcgaAGGGGGGAAAATAAGAGAAAGAAGgatgaaggagaggaagagaaagaggaaaggagCTCAGTTTAtcccacaaaaacacaagaggaaACTGCAGATAGGACAGAGAcgggagaagaggagagggcgGTAGAAGTGGGTGGGATGGTTGCTGAGGAGTGA